One genomic window of Streptomyces sp. NBC_01498 includes the following:
- a CDS encoding ABC transporter permease, with protein MKFALQRILFYAVTAWAAITINFLIPRMMPGDPVQALIARFQGQLDTSAITSLKALFGLDKERTLWQQYTDYWSQLLQGDLGLSFTFFPTPVSEVISQSLPWTLVLVGLTTLLSFLLGTGIGVYSGWKRGSWMDSLLPVTTFISSIPYFWLGLIAIALFAVKWPIFPAAGGYDSSLVPAFDVPFISSALYHGFLPGVTIILSAIAGWILGMRNMMVTVSSEDYVMVAQAKGLSERRVMFSYAARNAILPNISGFALSLGFIVGGTLLVEMVFSYPGIGYQLFQAVGAKDYPLMQGVFLIITLSVLAANLLADMVYLFLDPRTRKES; from the coding sequence GTGAAGTTCGCACTCCAGCGGATCCTGTTCTACGCCGTCACGGCGTGGGCGGCGATCACCATCAACTTCCTGATCCCGCGAATGATGCCCGGCGACCCCGTCCAGGCCCTGATCGCCCGTTTCCAGGGCCAGCTCGACACCAGCGCGATCACCTCCCTCAAGGCCCTCTTCGGCCTCGACAAGGAACGCACCCTCTGGCAGCAGTACACCGACTACTGGAGCCAGCTCCTCCAGGGCGACCTCGGGCTCTCCTTCACCTTCTTCCCGACACCCGTCAGCGAGGTCATCTCGCAGTCGCTGCCCTGGACCCTGGTACTGGTCGGACTCACCACCCTGCTCAGCTTCCTGCTCGGCACCGGCATAGGCGTCTACAGCGGCTGGAAGCGCGGTTCGTGGATGGACAGCCTGCTGCCCGTCACGACGTTCATCTCCTCGATCCCTTACTTCTGGCTCGGGCTCATCGCCATCGCCCTGTTCGCCGTGAAGTGGCCGATCTTCCCGGCCGCCGGGGGCTACGACAGCTCACTGGTGCCCGCGTTCGACGTGCCGTTCATCTCCAGCGCGCTCTACCACGGCTTCCTGCCCGGCGTCACGATCATCCTCAGCGCCATCGCCGGCTGGATCCTCGGTATGCGCAACATGATGGTGACTGTCTCGTCCGAGGACTACGTCATGGTCGCGCAGGCCAAGGGACTCTCCGAGCGCCGGGTGATGTTCTCGTACGCCGCGCGCAACGCGATCCTGCCCAACATCTCCGGCTTCGCGCTCTCCCTCGGCTTCATCGTCGGCGGCACGCTGCTGGTGGAGATGGTCTTCTCCTACCCGGGCATCGGCTACCAGCTCTTCCAGGCCGTCGGTGCCAAGGACTACCCGCTGATGCAGGGCGTCTTCCTGATCATCACGCTCTCCGTACTCGCGGCGAACCTGCTCGCCGACATGGTCTATCTCTTCCTCGATCCGCGCACCCGGAAGGAGAGCTGA
- a CDS encoding ABC transporter ATP-binding protein: MTNHDRDLAENRSTHDDDIVLEARGVTKHFPVRRTVGDLLARRHRTVHAVDDVSLRLRRGSVTALVGESGSGKSTVARLLSQLYPLTSGEIRLGGAPVTAGRGRSFRAYVKQVQLIFQDPFASLNPVHTVRYHLTRSLKIHGKQATEAEACELLERVQLLPPLQYLDKFPHELSGGQRQRVAIARALGADPKVLLADEPVSMLDVSIRLGVLNLLRDLKERLHLAILYITHDIASARYFADTTLVMYAGRIVEGGDSETVTQQPAHPYTQLLIASAPDPDRIADEEDQEEAGSGEPPSLISPPAGCRFHPRCPKAMERCRTELPPRFALDGGQWAACWLYEDRPVTTAVPGAPVSTDTPAGTDAPANPGGPEATGTGATGTGATASSGTPTSTTEVTAK; this comes from the coding sequence ATGACCAACCACGACCGAGACCTCGCTGAGAACCGCTCCACCCACGACGACGACATCGTGCTCGAAGCGCGCGGCGTCACCAAGCACTTCCCCGTCAGACGGACTGTCGGCGACCTCCTCGCCCGGCGGCACCGCACCGTCCACGCCGTGGACGACGTCTCGCTGCGCCTGCGGCGCGGCAGCGTCACGGCACTGGTCGGTGAGTCGGGGTCGGGCAAGTCGACGGTGGCCCGGCTGCTGTCCCAGCTGTATCCGCTCACCTCGGGCGAGATACGGCTCGGCGGTGCCCCGGTCACGGCTGGTCGCGGCCGGTCCTTCCGGGCGTACGTGAAGCAGGTCCAGCTGATCTTCCAGGACCCGTTCGCGTCGCTCAACCCCGTGCACACCGTGCGTTACCACCTCACCCGCTCGCTGAAGATCCACGGCAAGCAGGCCACCGAGGCGGAGGCGTGCGAACTGCTGGAACGGGTCCAACTGCTGCCACCTCTTCAGTACTTGGACAAGTTCCCGCACGAGCTGTCCGGCGGTCAGCGCCAGCGTGTCGCCATCGCTCGGGCGCTGGGCGCCGACCCCAAGGTGCTCCTGGCCGACGAGCCCGTCTCGATGCTCGACGTCTCGATCCGGCTCGGCGTACTGAACCTGCTGCGTGATCTCAAGGAGCGCCTGCACCTGGCGATCCTCTACATCACGCACGACATCGCGTCCGCGCGGTACTTCGCGGACACGACACTGGTGATGTACGCCGGCCGGATCGTGGAGGGTGGTGACAGCGAGACCGTCACCCAGCAACCCGCGCACCCTTATACCCAGTTGCTGATCGCCTCGGCGCCCGACCCCGACCGGATCGCGGACGAGGAGGACCAGGAGGAGGCCGGGAGCGGCGAGCCGCCCTCGCTCATCTCCCCGCCGGCGGGCTGCCGCTTCCACCCCCGCTGCCCCAAGGCGATGGAGCGCTGCCGCACCGAACTGCCGCCGCGCTTCGCACTCGACGGCGGCCAGTGGGCGGCGTGCTGGCTGTACGAGGACCGCCCCGTCACGACGGCCGTGCCGGGCGCCCCCGTGAGTACCGACACCCCCGCGGGCACCGACGCTCCCGCGAACCCCGGCGGTCCCGAGGCCACCGGCACCGGGGCCACCGGCACCGGGGCGACCGCGTCGTCCGGGACCCCCACGAGCACGACGGAGGTGACGGCGAAGTGA